From Tursiops truncatus isolate mTurTru1 chromosome 13, mTurTru1.mat.Y, whole genome shotgun sequence:
ACCCCTTTTTTAAGGCCCGCCCCCTTCTCCCAGCGTCTCGAGCCCCCGGGCTGGTTCCTGGTCTTCCAGGGCTCGGCACGCCGGGTCGGGTCACCTGGGCCTCGGCGCTGCGGCGCTCCTCCCACTCGCGGCAGCTGTCCAGGTCGCGCCGCCACTGCCCACAGGCCGGCCGCTCGCCGTGGACGTAATAGTGGCGGAGGAAGTGGCCGGCGCTGCTGCAGAGCTCCCACTCGGCGCGGTAGGCCTCGCACGGGCGCGGCGGCTGCGGGGACGGGGGAGTGAGCTGGGGACCCGGTGAGCGCCAGCCCGTCCCGCACGGACGGACCCGGTCTCCGTCCTCCCGACCTGGCCCCGCGGGTCCCCTGGTCCCACCGCACTTACCTGCCAGCCTCCACCTTCCGCCATGTCCCGGGACTGCCTAACCCGCCTCCTGAGCCCGCGGACCGCCGCGTGACTGATGGGCGGAGGGACTAATGAGCCCCGAGATCTCACCACTAACTCCGCCCATCTCCTTGAGACGCGCCACTGAACAGGACGTCCGGGTTGGCAGCCAATAACAGTCGAGGGAGGGCGGGGCCTGGAGGCCTGtgtgggcggggcctggaggCTGGGGCGGAGCCGAGGCCGGTGTGGGCCGGGCAGGCCCCAGGGTCACCAGGCCCGGCTAGCCACGCGGCGGAGGTGACTTCGGCGTCCCC
This genomic window contains:
- the C13H22orf39 gene encoding synaptic plasticity regulator PANTS isoform X1, with the protein product MAEGGGWQPPRPCEAYRAEWELCSSAGHFLRHYYVHGERPACGQWRRDLDSCREWEERRSAEAQVTRPGVPSPGRPGTSPGARDAGRRGRALKKGFSSSLHVYWGACFDLYP
- the C13H22orf39 gene encoding synaptic plasticity regulator PANTS isoform X2, with amino-acid sequence MAEGGGWQPPRPCEAYRAEWELCSSAGHFLRHYYVHGERPACGQWRRDLDSCREWEERRSAEAQRSLRESEQARVRAARKHGLVWAPRQSPPADWHLPLPQDNDR